Proteins from a genomic interval of Acidobacteriota bacterium:
- a CDS encoding HD domain-containing protein, translated as MLSVRDPIHGFIRADALEEALINSRPMQRLRFIHQLGFTHLVYPGAEHSRFSHVLGAMHLAGTVYDRLAANSGRRLPEGPHVPQRRLVRAAALLHDIGHAPFSHSAEDLFENGMDHEDMTRRLLELDEIAEIFQRHGDGLEAGQVIRLLKGGEGHEERLLAQIVSGELDVDKMDYLRRDSLYCGVHYGNYDLERLLDTMLPLEDPQNGTWGIGVDEGGVHALEALILARYYMFTQVYFNVTGKVLELHFNEWLRETGRTWPSDPEAFLVQDDVWSMAEMRRSESRHARAITERRRFTLAFESREHLEPDEKRRLEAMVPELKEQFGEHRLLISNSEKSPHRLGISRVLVRGREGALEPMEHSSQFLRHMTRIDRYRIYSPPEAAEQVAAEIRRRLQG; from the coding sequence GTGCTATCCGTCCGAGACCCCATCCACGGCTTCATCCGCGCCGACGCCCTGGAAGAAGCTCTGATCAACAGCCGCCCCATGCAGCGGCTGCGCTTCATCCATCAGCTGGGCTTCACCCACCTGGTGTATCCCGGCGCCGAGCACAGCCGGTTCAGCCATGTGCTGGGGGCCATGCATCTGGCGGGGACGGTCTACGATCGCCTGGCGGCGAATAGCGGCCGCCGGCTGCCGGAGGGGCCCCACGTGCCCCAACGGCGCCTGGTGCGGGCGGCGGCGCTGCTCCACGACATCGGTCACGCGCCCTTCAGCCATTCCGCCGAAGATCTCTTCGAGAACGGCATGGACCACGAGGACATGACCCGCCGACTCCTCGAGCTGGACGAGATCGCCGAGATCTTCCAGCGCCACGGCGACGGCCTGGAAGCCGGCCAGGTGATTCGCCTGCTGAAGGGTGGCGAAGGCCACGAAGAACGGCTGCTGGCGCAGATCGTCTCCGGCGAGCTGGACGTCGACAAGATGGACTATCTGCGCCGCGACAGCCTGTATTGCGGCGTGCACTACGGCAATTACGACCTGGAGCGGCTGCTGGACACCATGCTGCCGCTGGAGGATCCCCAAAACGGCACCTGGGGCATCGGCGTCGACGAGGGCGGCGTGCACGCTCTGGAGGCGTTGATTCTGGCGCGCTACTACATGTTCACCCAGGTCTATTTCAACGTCACCGGCAAGGTGCTGGAGCTGCACTTCAACGAGTGGCTGCGGGAGACGGGACGGACCTGGCCCTCGGATCCCGAGGCCTTCCTGGTGCAGGACGACGTCTGGTCCATGGCCGAGATGCGCCGCTCCGAAAGCCGCCATGCTCGGGCCATCACCGAGCGCCGCCGGTTCACCCTCGCCTTCGAGAGCCGCGAGCACCTGGAGCCGGACGAGAAGCGCCGCCTGGAAGCGATGGTTCCGGAGCTCAAGGAACAATTCGGCGAGCACCGGCTGCTGATCTCCAACTCCGAGAAGAGCCCGCACCGGCTGGGGATCTCCCGGGTCCTGGTGCGCGGCCGGGAAGGCGCCCTGGAGCCCATGGAGCACTCCAGCCAATTCCTCCGCCACATGACCCGCATCGACCGCTACCGCATCTACTCGCCGCCGGAAGCCGCCGAGCAGGTCGCCGCCGAGATCCGCCGCCGACTGCAGGGATGA
- a CDS encoding 6-phosphofructokinase — MGSSDADSNNTVRRIAVNTGGGDAPGLNAVIRAVVLSSLRRGWEVFGIRTGYLGLLEDGEEGLIPLNADSVRGITHQGGTILGTSNRGNPFAMPGEKPEDEPTDLSAEVVERFRRHRLDALIAIGGDGSLTIARKLHEQHGLPVIGVPKTIDNDLEATEATFGFDTAVATATDAIDKLHSTAASHERVMVVELMGR, encoded by the coding sequence TTGGGTTCATCCGATGCAGATTCGAACAACACCGTCCGGCGCATCGCCGTCAACACCGGCGGCGGCGACGCTCCGGGCCTCAACGCCGTCATCCGGGCGGTGGTCCTGTCCAGCCTACGCCGGGGCTGGGAAGTCTTCGGCATCCGCACCGGCTACCTGGGACTGCTGGAGGATGGGGAGGAGGGACTGATCCCCCTCAACGCCGACAGCGTCCGCGGCATCACCCATCAAGGCGGCACCATTCTCGGCACCAGCAACCGCGGAAATCCCTTCGCCATGCCCGGAGAAAAACCCGAGGACGAGCCCACGGACCTCAGTGCCGAGGTGGTGGAGCGCTTCCGCCGCCATCGCCTCGACGCCCTCATCGCCATCGGCGGCGACGGCAGCCTGACCATCGCCCGCAAGCTCCACGAGCAGCATGGCCTACCGGTCATCGGCGTGCCCAAGACCATCGACAACGATCTGGAGGCCACCGAGGCCACCTTCGGCTTCGACACCGCGGTGGCCACCGCCACCGACGCCATCGACAAGCTCCACTCCACCGCCGCCAGCCACGAGCGGGTGATGGTGGTGGAGCTCATGGGCCG
- the folK gene encoding 2-amino-4-hydroxy-6-hydroxymethyldihydropteridine diphosphokinase has product MMTTTTDPGSPFADSPDGDSRARDSSQTVVLGLGANSGHPQRNLSTAIGALGRWLRPLHVSPLYRSHPVSQLPQPDYFNLVVLGRTELAAEDLLAVLKALEHRQGRRQDQRNSPRPLDIDLLLHGQRICHRPELTLPHPRLRQRRFALAPLVDLAPDLPLPPDGCSAASVLHQLGAEAGGHAEPVPWPPDLDPNRPAPG; this is encoded by the coding sequence ACGACGACTGATCCCGGCTCCCCCTTTGCAGACTCCCCGGACGGGGACTCCCGGGCTCGGGATTCGTCGCAAACCGTCGTCCTGGGGCTGGGCGCCAACAGCGGCCACCCACAGCGCAACCTGAGCACCGCCATCGGTGCCCTGGGGCGCTGGCTACGCCCCCTCCACGTCTCCCCCCTCTACCGTAGCCACCCTGTCTCCCAGCTCCCCCAACCGGACTATTTCAACCTGGTGGTCCTCGGCCGCACCGAGCTCGCCGCCGAGGATCTGCTGGCGGTGCTCAAAGCGCTGGAGCACCGCCAGGGCCGGCGACAGGACCAGCGGAATTCTCCCCGGCCGCTGGACATCGACCTGCTGCTTCACGGACAGCGGATCTGCCACCGCCCAGAGCTCACCCTGCCTCATCCACGGCTGCGCCAGCGCCGCTTCGCCCTCGCCCCGCTGGTGGACCTGGCGCCGGATTTGCCGTTGCCACCGGATGGCTGTTCCGCCGCCAGCGTTCTCCACCAACTCGGCGCCGAGGCCGGCGGCCACGCCGAGCCGGTCCCCTGGCCCCCGGATCTCGATCCGAACCGCCCCGCTCCCGGCTGA